CGTAATTAAACGTCGCAAACTCCCGCGCGCGCGGCGCGCGGGAGCTTATTTTCCCCGCCGCGCCGTAGGGCGTTTGGCTAACGCATTGAGCGCTAAGGTCTTCTTCGCTAAAATCCGCGCTTATTTTTCTGAAAAAACAAGGAAAAAATATGTCAAGAAAATGCGCCGTTACGGGCAAAAGCCGTCAAGTAGGCTACAAAGTCAGCCACGCCAACAACAAGGCGAAGCGAGTGTTTAACGTCAATCTGCGCGTCGTTCGCATTACGCTTGAAGACGGTTCTACCCGCAAAGTTAGAGTCGCGGCTTCCACGCTCCGCACGCTCCGCAAAACTTCAAAGTGATCGTTCTCCCAAAACATAAGTTTTGGGGGCGGGTCGCCTTTTGTCGATACAGCCGATTTATTCCATAATACTCGCGCGAGGAATGGAATCGAGTCCGAATGTTTAACCGAGTAAAAAAGTTTCTTCACTGGCAGAGCGCGTCGAGTCCGGAAATGAATGTGGACGGCGAAATATACGATCATCTGCGCCCTTTTCGCATTCCGCTTATTATGCTCGTGCTGGTTACGATGTTCGGCACGCTAGGATATGTGATAATCGACAATATGTCGTTGATCGACGCCTTCTATCAAACCGGCATCACTTTTACCACCGTAGGTTTTGGCGAGATTGCGCCTATTTCATATACGGGTCGCGTATTTACCGTTGCGTTGATCGTGCTTGGGTTTGGTATCTTTACCTTCTCTTTGGGTATGCTAAACGAGGTTTTAGGACGCGGCAAGCTAATCTATCTTTTTAAGGAGCGATCGATGCTCTACAAAGTCGCAAGGCTGAAAAATCATTTCGTCATCTTCTTTCACAACGAATACGCCGCGGAGCTTGGCAAACAACTTCGCGCCGCGCACGTGCCGTTTGTCGTGGTTGACGGAAGCGAGGGCTTTAAAGACGAGGCGGAACAGAACAAGTTCCCCTACTATATCAACGAGGCGCCGCACCTAGACAGCGCTATTTTGAAATCGCACCTTTCAAGCGCCAAAGGCGCAATCTGTCTATCCAAAAACGTTTCGGACAACATAGCGATGATCAGCTCTTTGCGCCTTTACGAGCGCGAGATTGGGCGCAAGCCGTTTAGGATATTGGTAAGTTGCGAAAACCAAAGCGACGCGGAGAAGCTCAAAAAGTTGGGCGCCGACAACGTGGTTAGTCCCACTAGATTGATGGCGCAACGCCTTAGCACAATCGCGCTTCGCCCCGAAATGGAGAATATGCTAGAGAGCTTTCTGTATCGCCGCGACACGCCGTTAGATATGGAGGAGATTGAAGTGCCGCGTAAAAGCTGGGTTATTTTTAAGCGGCTCAAAGAGACTCACCTGCGCGAAATCACCCGCGTAAGCGTCGTGGGCATCAAGGAAAAAGACGGCAAGTTTTTGCCGATGCCGGACGGCGACGCTCAGATAATGATCGATTCTAGAATGATCATTATCGGAACAAGCGAAGGCATCGGTTACTTCAAAAAACTTATTCGCAAAGAAGATAAACCGGAGGAGCTAAGATATATTTGATAGCGCCGAGCAATTAAAAACAAACGCCGTTTTTGCAAAGCGGGAGCGAAAATTATAGGTCTCGCTCTTCGAGCGCGCGGACTGAAACTTGTTTTACGATTTAGGCGCGCAAGCGCGGGGAGGCGGATGCTTAACGAATAGCTCGCTAACCTGAAACGACGCAGGAGTTTTTACTAGAGCTTGCCTAGCTTCATATTTAACGCTACGCGCGTATGGATCGTTTTCGCTAAAGTCCGCGCGGCTTTTGAAAAACGCGATCCGTAAAAGAACTCGACTAAATTAGCGCGCAACGTCGGTTTTCACGGCGCGCAACAGAGCCGCTTTATCAAAATCGACGCGGCTTTTAATAAAAAAACGCGATCCGTAAAAGAACTCCACCGAATCTGCGTGAAGCATTAGACGATCCGCGCCCGTTTTGGCGACGCGATCTGCGCGTTTAAGCGTCTTGTCTAGCCACGATCGCGCCGTTTCAACGTCCGCGCCGTAAAGCGCGTCGCCCAAGATCGGAGCGCCGATATGTTGTAGATGAAGGCGAATTTGGTGCGTTCTGCCGCCGATTGGAAACGCCTCGATCAACGTCGCGTCCAGATCGGCAAAGTATCTTAGCGGGTTAATCAGCGTTCTAGCCTCTTTTCCTTGCGAGAAACTAATCGCTCCCATAACTTTGGGTAGGCCGAGTTTATCGTTGCGCTCTTTAGAGCCTACCGCGATCGGCGCGTCGATTAGCCTTTTGGTTTTGATCGCTCCTCTAACAAAGGCGAGATAGGTTTTCTTAGCAAGTCGGGACGCAAACTGATCTTTAATTGCCGCTTCGGTCTTTTCGTCGCGCGAAACCACGATTAGCCCGCTTGTTTCTCGATCCAGACGATGGCATAGCTGCGCTTTCGCTCCGAAGATCGCCTTTGCGTCGTCAAGCAGCGTCGAGTCGCAGTCAAAGCCGTTTGGGTGCGTCAAAATGCCTGAGGGCTTTTCAAAAACGGCGAAGCTCGACGCTATAAAAAACGGCTTTAAGCCGCTTGGCTTCGCGTAGAAAACAAGCGCGCTTAACGCGCCCTCAACCTCCGTTTTAATCGCTAGTTTCTCGCCGTTTAACTTTACCCTGCCTTTGTCGATTAGCCGTTGCGCCTTAGCGCGATCGATATTCAGCGCCTCCGTTAGAGCGAAAACCGCTTTTGTAGGACGAGTTAATGTAATTTCGTATAGTTTATAAGGCACTTTTTTATCCGAACGCATTATATTACGACCGCGCCAAAGCGTTATTCGCAAAGCCGTTAATAAGCGCCTATCTGTAAATGAATTAGTCTATGTTAATCCGAGCGATTGCAAGAAGGCTATATCCAGACGCTTATGCGGCAAGGAGCGTTTCGGTCCGCGCGATCGGTAGGGAGCAAGACGCAAGGCTCGACGCTTATTCCAACATATAACGCTTGTTTTATGGCGGGTTATACCGCGTTTTTTTATTATTGTCATACGCGATACGCGCAATTTTCAATAGATCGCCGTTTAATTTTGTCGTCATCCCGCGCGGAGCGATAGAAGCGCAAAGCGCTTCGTAATCGTAGGCGGGTATCCATCTTTTAATGATCCTTGTTATGGATTCCCGCCTTCGCGGGAATGACAAGAATGCGGATTTCCGCTTTCCCGAGCGCCCTATTACGCGTCTTGCGCTCCTATCGGAACGGTCGGATAACGGCGCGCGCGATCGTTAAGAAGCGCGGCGCGGGTATTAACGGCAATCCGACGGGCATACCTCAACAAGATCGAGCAGATCGCTATTAAATATAGCCGCCGGCGATATAACTACCTCGTCAAGCGGGATACGCTCGCCGTAGCGCTCTTTTAATTTCAGTTTTACAGGCTCGGCGCTTAGGTCAAAATCGCCGAGTTTTTGGAGTTTTCCAATCTCGATATTCGCGCCTTGAGCGTAGATTTTCCAGACAAGTTCCGAGCAGTAGATTTTCTCGTCGCTCCACTCAAACGCCAGATCGTAATCCCTACCGCTAAATTTTTTGCCCGTCTCTTTTAATTTCGATAGCGTTTGCGCGTTCAGAATATCGTCCGCGTTTTTTAATCTTTTGATCGCGTATTCGCCGTTTTTGCCTCTTTTTATCCATGTTTCAAGCGGCGTCATTCTGACGGTTTTGACCGCCTCGAACACATAAAACTTGCCGTTTTCCTCAAAAATCAGCCCCGCGTGCGAATACTCGGATTTCGTAGCGAGCCGAATAGCTTCGCTCTGGCTGGAAAGCGAGGTTTGAAAGATAATATCGCCCTCTTTTATCTCGCGATCGCCGCCGCGCGATCGATCGCAAAACAATGCCAGCACAACAAAGACTAAAGCTATTTTGCCCAAAGCGACGCCTTTTTGTATTAAACCGCGATTATACAACTTCGCGGCGTTTGCGCCGAGCGTAACGAATGTGCGGGAGTTTAACAATTTGAGAGCTTCAAAATTTCTGCGATCCACTCGTCGAAATGATTGCTTGAAGACCTAAGCGCGTCTAAACCAATATCCTTCGCGATAACGCGAGCGTAATAGATTTTATTGTATCGTCTGCCATAATTACTGAATAGATCGCAAATTCTCTTTGACGGCGCCCCCGTTTCAGAATTATTTATCGAATCAATATCGTCGCCGAATTCATCGATAACTTTTTGCATATCTTTTGCCAACGCCGATTCGCCAATTTTTTCGGCGCATATCGCGGGGCTGCTAAAAAGTAGCGTTTCAAATTCGTGTTTTTGTATATATGGAATAAATTTTTGAGAGTTAAAATGATGACGCATCTCCGCTTCGATTTGTTCAACAGTTCTTCCGGCGCTTTCCTTAAAACCGTAATAATCATACATTGTAGTTACATAATCAAAACTATTTAGCAATCTATTTACCTCTTTTGCAACATTTTGCAAACCGATATTGCCGCCGCCGCGATATTTTTTGCCGTTATTTAATCGTTTTGTCGTAATTACGATCGGTTGTATATCTATACATTTTTCTTGGAAGTAGGGCTTCAAAACGACCTCGCAAAACTCTTGCTCCGTCTGTCCCTCGACAGAAATTGCCAGTCGTTTATGCATACGAGGGATTCCCCCCGATTAAATTCTTTTGCCACAACTCTCCAACATCGTAATCTTCCAACCAAGAGGCATATTCTTCTTCGTTGAGACGATTAAAGACGGAGGCGTTTTCTACTCTATTCGCCACAATTATTTCCGATGCGAAAAAACAACTTGCAAACGTCGTCGATTGGGTGGTGGCAATAATCTGCGTCTTTCCCGACGCTACTCTAAAAATACTCGCCAGCAGATTAAGGGCCGCAGGATGCAATCCAAGCTCCGGCTCGTCGAGCAAGATCGTTTTCGG
The genomic region above belongs to Helicobacteraceae bacterium and contains:
- the rpmB gene encoding 50S ribosomal protein L28 translates to MSRKCAVTGKSRQVGYKVSHANNKAKRVFNVNLRVVRITLEDGSTRKVRVAASTLRTLRKTSK
- a CDS encoding NAD-binding protein, translating into MFNRVKKFLHWQSASSPEMNVDGEIYDHLRPFRIPLIMLVLVTMFGTLGYVIIDNMSLIDAFYQTGITFTTVGFGEIAPISYTGRVFTVALIVLGFGIFTFSLGMLNEVLGRGKLIYLFKERSMLYKVARLKNHFVIFFHNEYAAELGKQLRAAHVPFVVVDGSEGFKDEAEQNKFPYYINEAPHLDSAILKSHLSSAKGAICLSKNVSDNIAMISSLRLYEREIGRKPFRILVSCENQSDAEKLKKLGADNVVSPTRLMAQRLSTIALRPEMENMLESFLYRRDTPLDMEEIEVPRKSWVIFKRLKETHLREITRVSVVGIKEKDGKFLPMPDGDAQIMIDSRMIIIGTSEGIGYFKKLIRKEDKPEELRYI
- a CDS encoding RluA family pseudouridine synthase, whose translation is MPYKLYEITLTRPTKAVFALTEALNIDRAKAQRLIDKGRVKLNGEKLAIKTEVEGALSALVFYAKPSGLKPFFIASSFAVFEKPSGILTHPNGFDCDSTLLDDAKAIFGAKAQLCHRLDRETSGLIVVSRDEKTEAAIKDQFASRLAKKTYLAFVRGAIKTKRLIDAPIAVGSKERNDKLGLPKVMGAISFSQGKEARTLINPLRYFADLDATLIEAFPIGGRTHQIRLHLQHIGAPILGDALYGADVETARSWLDKTLKRADRVAKTGADRLMLHADSVEFFYGSRFFIKSRVDFDKAALLRAVKTDVAR
- a CDS encoding YiiX family permuted papain-like enzyme, with translation MGKIALVFVVLALFCDRSRGGDREIKEGDIIFQTSLSSQSEAIRLATKSEYSHAGLIFEENGKFYVFEAVKTVRMTPLETWIKRGKNGEYAIKRLKNADDILNAQTLSKLKETGKKFSGRDYDLAFEWSDEKIYCSELVWKIYAQGANIEIGKLQKLGDFDLSAEPVKLKLKERYGERIPLDEVVISPAAIFNSDLLDLVEVCPSDCR
- a CDS encoding DUF4276 family protein — translated: MHKRLAISVEGQTEQEFCEVVLKPYFQEKCIDIQPIVITTKRLNNGKKYRGGGNIGLQNVAKEVNRLLNSFDYVTTMYDYYGFKESAGRTVEQIEAEMRHHFNSQKFIPYIQKHEFETLLFSSPAICAEKIGESALAKDMQKVIDEFGDDIDSINNSETGAPSKRICDLFSNYGRRYNKIYYARVIAKDIGLDALRSSSNHFDEWIAEILKLSNC